The following are encoded together in the Salinibacterium sp. UTAS2018 genome:
- a CDS encoding PrsW family intramembrane metalloprotease: MTASDPSSVTPDYTAAAGRSAPSPTAASADIARDAQQHHLPPHVPQPRGPGLLILGILGVIALSFVLLFVVVYVISGIGTDAFALGGVLAIVPLAVVFFAVRWIDRWEPEPRLAVIFAFLWGAGVAVLLALIIGAEIDNVINALGGPGPAYDFFSAAIQAPIVEEAGKALGILVIFWVARRHFDGPVDGLVYAAWIAGGFAFTENILYFGSELVSLDGSGSSILQMFLVRGLMSPFAHVMFTACTGIALGLAVRSRSNARAVGVFAVGLALAIALHALWNGALFFVNDFFGYYAIVQFPLFIVAIVIVVYLRRQEARMTFDRLAEYANAGWFNQDEVAVLATPAGRRQALAWAARNNKRAVMKVYIQEATRLAFARQRIITGRDQIGAIADEAVLLGAIVEARQALTGTPR; the protein is encoded by the coding sequence ATGACCGCGAGCGATCCTTCTTCCGTGACTCCTGACTACACGGCGGCAGCGGGGCGATCGGCACCGAGCCCCACCGCGGCTTCCGCTGATATCGCTCGCGATGCTCAACAGCATCATTTGCCGCCGCACGTGCCACAACCACGGGGGCCGGGGCTGCTGATCTTGGGCATCCTGGGCGTTATCGCTCTGTCGTTCGTCTTGCTCTTCGTCGTTGTCTACGTGATCTCCGGAATCGGAACGGATGCTTTCGCGCTCGGCGGCGTCTTAGCTATCGTGCCGCTTGCTGTGGTGTTCTTTGCGGTGCGCTGGATCGACCGGTGGGAGCCCGAACCTCGACTCGCTGTGATCTTCGCGTTTCTTTGGGGAGCCGGCGTTGCGGTGCTGCTTGCTCTCATCATCGGAGCGGAGATTGACAACGTCATCAACGCTCTCGGTGGCCCTGGCCCGGCGTACGACTTCTTCTCCGCCGCCATCCAAGCCCCGATCGTGGAGGAGGCAGGCAAAGCACTCGGCATTTTGGTGATCTTCTGGGTCGCTCGGCGTCACTTCGATGGACCGGTCGATGGGCTTGTTTATGCAGCCTGGATTGCCGGTGGTTTCGCCTTCACCGAAAACATCCTCTACTTCGGTTCAGAGCTTGTGAGCCTTGATGGCAGCGGCTCGAGCATCCTGCAAATGTTCCTTGTTCGCGGTCTCATGTCGCCGTTCGCGCACGTGATGTTCACAGCGTGCACCGGCATCGCTCTGGGGTTAGCAGTACGATCGCGCAGTAATGCGCGCGCCGTCGGCGTTTTCGCCGTGGGCCTCGCGTTAGCGATCGCACTTCATGCGCTGTGGAACGGTGCGCTGTTTTTCGTGAACGACTTCTTCGGTTACTACGCGATCGTGCAGTTCCCTCTGTTCATTGTGGCAATCGTGATCGTCGTGTACCTGCGTCGTCAAGAAGCGCGGATGACGTTCGACCGTCTCGCCGAATACGCAAACGCGGGGTGGTTCAATCAGGATGAAGTCGCTGTGTTGGCTACGCCCGCTGGTCGTCGTCAGGCCTTGGCTTGGGCAGCGCGCAACAACAAGCGGGCGGTAATGAAGGTGTACATCCAAGAAGCCACCCGGCTTGCTTTCGCTCGCCAGCGCATTATTACTGGCCGCGATCAGATCGGGGCTATCGCCGATGAAGCGGTCTTGCTGGGCGCGATCGTGGAAGCACGCCAGGCTCTCACCGGCACACCGCGATAG
- a CDS encoding UvrD-helicase domain-containing protein — translation MSSSELERERAYVHGLYRRLDGLRNAAQEQLESVRRSAPGGTHQNRSERDAFARIYEDRIGQLREIDERLAFGRLELEVDAESEVESDSEGTPERPVRYIGRIGLRDEDQRPLLLDWRVPQARAFYQATAATPLGARARRHLQSNGRDIVRIDDEIFDSELLETDAASLQGEAALMASLTAERTGRMGDIVATIQAEQDAIIRSELRGALVVQGGPGTGKTAVALHRAAFLLYSHRERLSASGVLIVGPSRSFLRYIEAVLPSLGETGVVLASLGQLFPGIDARREDVDVVARLKGSLEMAELIKRAVRSRRVVPTETQRMEINGEILDVPADLLRAAMQKAWDSHKPHNLARVIFNKAAIAGISRLLADQLRSHGNTIDDADQKWLREDIRTAHDVKVALNTAWMPLTPEKLINDLYARPSWLRSLTPRWTPEERDLLRRERDAPFTVSDVALLDEAAELLGEVDVAQTAAERERKQQRKRDVENAAAAIRNMDVEGMIDAETLAEGFEASAERATTADLAAADRSWTYGHIVVDEAQELSPMQWRLLARRNPLKSFTIVGDVAQASAAAATNSWGAALAADVGDHWRLEELTVNYRTPSQIVAVAEAVALAHDVSITPSRAVRQSEWPVDVTLVSTHELGARVSDVVGADRAISSDGTLAVIVSDSLTSSIVDALQQTFAGEVGEGAAGLNKPIAVLTPRESKGLEFDSVVVVEPQRIVDEISRGAAALYVAMTRSTQRLGIVASQGLPEGIPTPE, via the coding sequence ATGTCATCGAGTGAGCTTGAACGCGAACGGGCGTACGTCCACGGCCTCTATCGCCGGCTGGATGGACTGCGCAATGCTGCGCAAGAGCAGCTGGAATCCGTGCGCCGGAGCGCGCCGGGTGGTACTCACCAAAACCGCTCTGAGCGCGACGCTTTCGCTCGCATTTACGAAGATCGCATCGGCCAGCTGCGCGAGATTGACGAGCGACTAGCGTTCGGTCGACTCGAACTCGAAGTGGATGCCGAAAGCGAGGTCGAGAGTGATTCTGAAGGCACCCCCGAGCGCCCCGTTCGGTACATCGGTCGCATTGGTTTGCGGGACGAAGACCAGCGCCCGCTGCTGCTCGACTGGCGAGTTCCTCAAGCACGCGCGTTTTATCAAGCGACCGCCGCGACACCACTCGGTGCCCGAGCGCGCCGGCACCTGCAGAGTAACGGCCGCGACATCGTTCGCATCGACGACGAAATCTTCGACTCTGAACTTCTCGAAACTGATGCTGCTTCCCTTCAGGGCGAAGCGGCACTCATGGCGAGTCTCACCGCCGAGCGCACGGGTCGCATGGGCGACATCGTGGCAACGATCCAGGCGGAGCAAGACGCCATCATCCGTTCCGAGCTTCGCGGTGCTCTCGTCGTGCAGGGTGGGCCGGGAACGGGCAAGACGGCGGTCGCGCTTCACCGCGCCGCGTTCTTGCTGTACTCGCATCGAGAACGGCTGTCGGCATCCGGTGTGCTCATCGTCGGGCCTTCGCGCTCGTTCTTGCGCTACATCGAAGCAGTGCTGCCCTCGCTCGGCGAGACGGGCGTCGTCCTCGCGAGTCTTGGCCAGCTGTTCCCGGGAATTGATGCGCGCCGCGAAGATGTCGACGTGGTCGCGCGGCTCAAGGGCTCGCTCGAGATGGCAGAGCTCATCAAGCGCGCCGTTCGTTCGCGGCGTGTGGTGCCGACCGAAACGCAGCGTATGGAAATCAACGGCGAGATTCTGGATGTACCCGCCGACCTGCTCCGTGCGGCGATGCAGAAGGCGTGGGACTCTCACAAGCCCCATAACCTTGCTCGCGTGATCTTCAACAAGGCTGCGATCGCCGGAATCAGTCGTTTGCTCGCCGACCAGTTGCGCTCCCACGGCAACACGATCGATGACGCTGACCAGAAGTGGTTGCGCGAAGATATTCGCACAGCGCACGACGTTAAAGTTGCGCTTAACACAGCGTGGATGCCGCTGACGCCCGAAAAGCTTATTAACGATCTCTATGCCCGCCCCAGCTGGCTGCGCAGCCTCACGCCCCGCTGGACGCCCGAAGAGCGCGACCTGCTGCGTCGCGAGCGCGATGCTCCGTTCACTGTGAGCGACGTTGCGCTACTCGACGAAGCGGCAGAGTTACTCGGTGAAGTCGATGTGGCTCAGACGGCAGCAGAGCGCGAGCGCAAGCAACAGCGCAAGCGTGACGTTGAAAACGCGGCTGCCGCCATCCGCAATATGGATGTTGAAGGCATGATCGATGCTGAGACTCTCGCCGAGGGCTTTGAAGCGAGCGCCGAACGCGCAACCACGGCAGATCTCGCGGCGGCAGACCGCTCGTGGACGTACGGCCATATTGTCGTCGACGAAGCGCAAGAGCTCTCGCCCATGCAGTGGCGGCTGCTTGCGCGCCGCAACCCGCTCAAGTCGTTCACGATTGTGGGCGATGTCGCTCAGGCCAGTGCGGCTGCCGCGACGAATAGCTGGGGTGCTGCGCTCGCAGCAGATGTAGGCGACCACTGGCGTCTCGAAGAGCTCACCGTCAACTACCGCACGCCATCACAAATTGTGGCAGTGGCCGAAGCTGTGGCGCTGGCCCACGATGTCTCGATCACACCGTCGCGTGCTGTTCGTCAGAGTGAGTGGCCCGTCGATGTCACGCTGGTGTCGACCCACGAACTGGGTGCTCGCGTTAGCGACGTTGTCGGTGCCGATCGAGCGATTTCCAGCGACGGCACTCTCGCGGTCATCGTCAGCGATTCGCTCACGAGCAGCATTGTGGATGCACTGCAGCAGACTTTTGCCGGAGAGGTGGGCGAGGGCGCTGCCGGCCTGAATAAGCCGATTGCTGTGCTCACGCCGCGCGAATCTAAGGGACTCGAGTTCGACTCGGTGGTTGTTGTCGAACCTCAGCGCATTGTCGACGAGATTTCCCGCGGTGCTGCGGCGCTCTATGTGGCGATGACGCGCTCCACTCAGCGGCTTGGCATCGTTGCATCCCAGGGGCTCCCTGAAGGTATTCCCACTCCGGAATAG
- a CDS encoding AlkA N-terminal domain-containing protein: protein MFFPALSFDEQYRALCSRDARFDGQFIAGVHSTGIYCRPSCPAVAPKPRNVRFYRTAAAAHEAGLRACKRCQPDAVPGSPEWNLNDDLASRAMRLIADGVVERDGVEGLATRLGYTSRHLTRVLTAELGAGPLALARAHRAQAARTLLGATELSISDVAFAAGFSSIRQFNDTIQAVYETTPSQLRTLARRGAAAHPHTSPERPSALTLRLPTRAPFDGAGLMTFFANHAVAGIETATATSLERAIRLPGGVAQVRLELGDQSITCIAQLARISDVAPLVARVRRLFDLDADSLAIDEALSADPALAPSVARVPGIRLPGSVDTEETLFRTLLGQQISVAAARTVHARVVAELGHDGLFPTAAVLATSGAEVLRGPTARIASILGVAEALASGALELDVSTPVDEFTAKLVAMPGIGPWTAGYLAMRVLGSSDIMLSSDLVVRQGAGELGLPATATALTQYSRQWAPWRSYACMHLWRSRPL from the coding sequence ATGTTCTTCCCCGCCCTCAGCTTCGACGAGCAATACCGCGCACTCTGTTCACGAGACGCGCGTTTCGACGGGCAGTTCATTGCGGGCGTGCACTCTACGGGAATCTATTGCCGTCCCAGCTGCCCTGCCGTGGCTCCGAAACCACGCAATGTGCGCTTTTATCGCACCGCGGCCGCCGCCCACGAAGCCGGGCTCCGCGCCTGCAAACGGTGCCAACCAGATGCCGTGCCGGGGTCTCCGGAATGGAACCTCAACGATGATCTGGCTTCGCGCGCCATGCGCCTCATCGCTGACGGAGTCGTCGAGCGCGACGGCGTCGAGGGCCTCGCCACTCGACTCGGCTACACGAGCCGCCACCTCACTCGGGTGCTCACCGCGGAACTGGGAGCCGGTCCTCTCGCCCTCGCGCGTGCTCACCGCGCTCAAGCCGCCCGTACGCTGCTGGGGGCGACCGAGCTGAGTATCTCTGACGTCGCCTTCGCTGCCGGATTCTCCAGCATCCGGCAGTTCAACGACACCATTCAGGCCGTGTACGAGACCACACCGAGCCAATTGCGCACCCTCGCTCGTCGCGGAGCAGCCGCTCACCCGCACACCTCCCCCGAGCGCCCCTCAGCCCTCACGCTACGGTTGCCCACACGGGCACCATTCGACGGCGCTGGCCTCATGACATTTTTCGCGAATCACGCGGTCGCCGGCATCGAGACCGCCACCGCTACGAGCCTGGAACGCGCCATCCGCCTCCCGGGTGGGGTTGCCCAGGTGCGACTCGAACTCGGCGACCAGAGCATCACGTGTATCGCTCAGCTCGCCAGAATTTCGGATGTCGCACCGCTCGTCGCCCGCGTGCGTCGCCTCTTCGACCTCGACGCCGACTCACTCGCGATCGACGAGGCGCTCAGCGCCGACCCTGCCCTGGCTCCCTCTGTAGCGCGCGTGCCCGGAATACGGCTGCCGGGCAGCGTCGACACCGAGGAGACACTGTTCCGCACGCTCCTCGGGCAGCAGATCTCGGTCGCCGCCGCACGCACCGTGCACGCTCGGGTGGTTGCAGAGCTAGGACACGACGGACTTTTCCCGACCGCAGCAGTGCTCGCGACATCCGGAGCCGAAGTTTTGCGCGGCCCCACGGCTCGTATTGCGAGCATTCTCGGTGTTGCCGAAGCGCTTGCGTCTGGCGCGTTAGAGCTTGACGTCTCCACCCCTGTCGATGAATTCACAGCAAAGCTCGTCGCCATGCCCGGAATCGGCCCGTGGACGGCGGGCTACCTGGCGATGCGCGTGCTCGGAAGCTCCGACATCATGCTCAGCAGTGACCTCGTCGTGCGCCAAGGCGCTGGGGAGTTGGGCCTCCCCGCTACCGCGACAGCGCTCACTCAGTACTCTCGTCAGTGGGCCCCGTGGCGCAGCTACGCGTGCATGCACTTGTGGCGATCACGGCCGCTCTAG
- a CDS encoding protoporphyrinogen oxidase, which translates to MNVRLLILGFGIAVGYVVGARAGHERYDQMKGKATAVWESPRVTKARTTAEDYARTQAPILRDKAEAVAKATPGFVVEKAKDVAENTREFAETARTTAKDLADNAEKSARDFAESARETAKGLAGNAKESAKEIADRASATARGAVGRVSETAEDVRENANKELAELRERGESAIDRAFTTAGKARDEALASLDDEDDDDFDERPTT; encoded by the coding sequence ATGAACGTCAGACTCTTGATCCTCGGTTTCGGTATCGCTGTCGGATACGTCGTTGGCGCGCGCGCTGGCCATGAACGTTACGACCAGATGAAGGGCAAAGCCACCGCAGTGTGGGAGAGCCCTCGTGTCACAAAGGCGCGCACTACCGCCGAAGACTACGCCCGCACGCAGGCCCCCATTCTTCGCGATAAAGCCGAAGCGGTAGCTAAAGCCACCCCCGGTTTCGTCGTCGAGAAAGCAAAAGACGTCGCCGAGAACACCCGTGAATTCGCCGAGACTGCGCGCACCACGGCGAAGGACTTGGCCGATAACGCCGAGAAATCCGCACGAGACTTTGCCGAGAGCGCCCGGGAGACGGCGAAGGGGCTCGCTGGTAACGCCAAAGAGTCGGCGAAAGAGATCGCTGATCGCGCGTCCGCCACCGCTCGCGGCGCCGTCGGCCGGGTCAGCGAGACCGCCGAAGACGTGCGAGAGAACGCGAACAAAGAACTAGCTGAGCTTCGCGAGCGCGGCGAGAGCGCCATCGACCGGGCCTTCACGACCGCGGGCAAGGCACGCGACGAAGCGCTTGCGTCGCTCGACGACGAGGATGACGACGACTTCGACGAGCGCCCGACGACGTAA
- a CDS encoding nuclease-related domain-containing protein — protein sequence MPQNNHLRGRIAGQSAMAAVIAAQAHCAPRGFLARVVGVSPLTDESRARYRGAVGELLVGSILDRLGDSWDVLHGVPLGASSLDHFAVGRAGVFAISVVNCQGDDVAIRGDELVIAKTISNAISEARESALAVAASLEAALRTAVNVVPVLVMVEPVKVSMPALPDGVHVLTSMQLEQWLLSSAATLSGEEVATISAAAEASATWPEPELSAVTSHTLTRAFVQIHHDVRAASLRRFLWVVAALVVTFLSVWSLVSVLTGLVVGF from the coding sequence GTGCCGCAGAATAATCATCTTCGCGGCCGGATCGCTGGACAATCAGCCATGGCCGCCGTCATCGCGGCGCAAGCACACTGTGCGCCGCGTGGATTTCTCGCGCGCGTCGTCGGCGTCTCGCCGCTGACGGACGAAAGCCGAGCACGCTACCGTGGGGCGGTTGGTGAACTGCTGGTCGGCTCCATCCTCGATCGTCTCGGTGATAGCTGGGACGTCCTTCACGGAGTGCCATTGGGGGCATCGTCTCTCGATCACTTCGCCGTCGGCCGCGCTGGCGTCTTCGCCATCTCGGTGGTTAATTGCCAAGGCGATGATGTAGCAATCCGCGGTGACGAACTCGTCATCGCGAAGACCATCAGTAACGCCATCAGCGAAGCGCGCGAATCGGCTCTGGCCGTTGCGGCGTCGCTTGAAGCAGCGCTGCGTACAGCCGTCAACGTGGTGCCGGTTCTCGTCATGGTGGAGCCTGTGAAGGTGTCTATGCCGGCACTTCCGGATGGCGTTCACGTTCTTACCTCGATGCAATTAGAACAATGGTTGCTCTCGTCTGCTGCCACGCTCAGTGGCGAAGAAGTCGCGACGATCTCTGCGGCAGCCGAAGCGAGCGCCACGTGGCCAGAACCGGAGCTTTCCGCCGTCACCTCCCACACCCTCACGCGCGCTTTCGTGCAGATTCACCACGACGTTCGTGCTGCGAGCCTTCGACGTTTCTTGTGGGTGGTGGCCGCGTTGGTCGTCACCTTCCTCTCGGTGTGGTCTCTGGTCTCTGTATTGACTGGCCTTGTCGTCGGTTTCTAG
- a CDS encoding VanZ family protein, producing MFRRHPYLSAATFSYLALVAWLTLSPQAPDQSDGPLWQFAVFLDQFSATEWLTFNDLEFVANIGLFVPVGLFFVLLVGKRQWWLALALAVLLTAGIEWVQQFIPSRVSDVRDIVSNSVGSSIGVVITLIVAAARARARRSDRN from the coding sequence ATGTTTCGGCGCCATCCCTACCTAAGCGCCGCGACTTTCAGTTACTTAGCCCTAGTGGCGTGGCTGACATTGAGCCCGCAAGCCCCGGATCAAAGTGACGGTCCGTTGTGGCAATTCGCCGTATTTCTCGATCAGTTCTCGGCCACCGAATGGCTCACTTTTAACGACCTCGAGTTTGTGGCCAATATTGGCCTGTTCGTGCCCGTGGGATTGTTTTTCGTGTTGCTCGTAGGAAAACGGCAATGGTGGCTCGCACTTGCCCTGGCAGTTCTACTGACGGCGGGGATCGAGTGGGTGCAGCAGTTCATCCCGTCACGGGTATCTGACGTTCGGGACATCGTTTCCAATTCCGTTGGCTCTTCGATTGGGGTGGTCATTACTCTTATCGTGGCCGCGGCACGAGCCCGCGCCCGCCGCAGCGACCGTAATTGA
- a CDS encoding aspartate ammonia-lyase encodes MSNASLQNTATRIESDSLGSLEVPVDAYWGVHTLRAMQNFPITRRAISVYPDLVRALAHIKQAAARANAELGVLESRKAHAIDTACQEILDGALHAEFCVGVIQGGAGTSTNMNANEVIANRALEILGHSKGEYSFLHPIDDVNRSQSTNDVYPTAIKLAMVFGVQRLLVEHQMLSESFGAKGREFVNILKIGRTQMQDAVPMTLGQEFTGFSHTLEEDYERLTEVLPFMSEINMGATAIGTGITADSRYAEAVRRHLTEATGIEMKTAFDLIEATSDVGIFMTLSSVLKRSAVKLSKICNDLRLLSSGPQAGFGEINLPAKQAGSSIMPGKVNPVIPEVVNQVAFSVIGADATVTAAAEGGQLQLNAFEPVIAHSILQSVMWMTNACRTLRVNCIDGITANEERLAAQVESSVGVVTALTPYIGYAAAANLAHTALTTNASIAQLVVSAGLMKQEDVARVLTPERLSGVSPMTAAISLPWLEEENK; translated from the coding sequence TTGAGCAACGCCTCTTTGCAGAACACCGCTACCCGTATCGAATCCGATTCACTCGGTTCGCTTGAGGTTCCAGTAGACGCGTATTGGGGGGTGCACACGCTTCGCGCGATGCAGAACTTCCCGATCACCCGTCGCGCTATCTCTGTTTACCCCGACCTCGTTCGTGCGCTCGCGCATATCAAGCAGGCAGCAGCGCGCGCTAACGCTGAGCTCGGCGTGCTCGAATCGCGCAAGGCCCACGCCATCGACACCGCGTGCCAAGAGATTCTCGACGGTGCCCTGCACGCAGAGTTCTGCGTCGGCGTCATTCAGGGCGGCGCTGGTACCTCCACCAACATGAACGCGAACGAAGTAATCGCGAACCGTGCTCTGGAAATTTTGGGCCACAGCAAGGGCGAGTACTCGTTCTTGCATCCCATCGATGATGTCAACCGCAGCCAGAGCACGAATGACGTGTACCCCACGGCGATCAAGCTTGCAATGGTCTTCGGTGTTCAGCGTCTGCTCGTTGAACATCAGATGCTGTCTGAATCGTTTGGCGCCAAGGGGCGCGAGTTCGTCAACATCCTCAAAATCGGCCGTACTCAAATGCAAGATGCCGTGCCTATGACTCTGGGGCAAGAGTTCACGGGCTTCTCCCACACTCTCGAAGAGGACTATGAGCGCCTCACTGAGGTGCTGCCGTTCATGAGCGAAATCAATATGGGCGCAACCGCGATCGGTACCGGTATCACGGCCGATTCGCGTTACGCGGAAGCCGTGCGCCGTCACCTCACCGAGGCCACCGGCATTGAGATGAAGACGGCGTTCGACCTCATTGAGGCTACGAGCGACGTGGGAATCTTCATGACGCTCAGTAGCGTTCTCAAGCGCTCCGCGGTCAAGCTCTCGAAGATCTGCAACGACCTCCGTTTACTCTCGAGCGGACCACAGGCTGGCTTTGGTGAAATCAACTTGCCGGCTAAGCAGGCGGGATCATCGATCATGCCCGGCAAGGTCAACCCGGTCATCCCCGAGGTCGTCAACCAGGTTGCGTTCAGCGTTATTGGTGCAGATGCCACGGTCACCGCCGCGGCTGAAGGCGGCCAGTTGCAACTCAACGCTTTCGAGCCCGTCATTGCCCACTCGATCCTGCAATCGGTCATGTGGATGACGAATGCGTGCCGCACCCTGCGCGTGAACTGCATCGACGGCATCACTGCTAACGAAGAGCGCCTCGCGGCACAGGTGGAGTCGAGCGTCGGCGTCGTTACCGCGCTGACCCCGTACATCGGCTACGCAGCAGCAGCGAACCTTGCCCATACTGCGCTCACGACGAATGCGTCTATCGCGCAACTCGTGGTCTCAGCCGGCCTCATGAAACAAGAAGACGTCGCCCGCGTGCTGACTCCGGAGCGGCTCAGCGGCGTCTCGCCCATGACCGCAGCAATCTCTCTTCCTTGGCTGGAAGAAGAGAACAAGTAG
- a CDS encoding lysoplasmalogenase, which produces MTFLRGFIAYCVVATVHVVSLAAGWDDVASASKFSLMPALILGVVIARRRPFSRPDYLLLAALALSWLGDIFVADAESSSFLVGLAAFFGAHALYLVLFLTAVRSRRIPGLTALLIVWWVGLLVILRHDLGFFFIPLAVYGAVLAASTAAAFATQRLIAAGAVLFLASDTALAGALFSPSAVWWQSDVLIMSLYIAGQGAIAAGVVRARNAPQNTASVGE; this is translated from the coding sequence GTGACTTTTTTGCGAGGGTTTATCGCCTACTGCGTGGTGGCGACTGTGCACGTGGTGAGTTTGGCTGCAGGGTGGGATGACGTGGCGAGCGCGAGCAAATTTTCGCTCATGCCCGCGCTCATTCTTGGCGTCGTGATCGCGAGACGCCGGCCGTTCTCGCGGCCCGACTATCTACTGCTCGCAGCGTTGGCATTGTCGTGGCTCGGCGATATTTTTGTCGCGGATGCGGAGAGCTCAAGCTTTCTCGTCGGGCTCGCCGCGTTTTTCGGCGCCCACGCTCTTTACCTTGTGCTTTTCCTGACGGCAGTGCGATCGCGGCGGATACCGGGGCTAACGGCGCTGCTGATTGTGTGGTGGGTGGGCTTGCTCGTAATCCTGCGCCACGACCTCGGCTTCTTTTTCATTCCCCTTGCGGTCTACGGAGCAGTGCTGGCGGCGTCCACAGCAGCGGCCTTCGCGACCCAGCGTCTGATCGCAGCAGGCGCGGTTCTCTTCCTCGCCTCGGATACGGCATTAGCGGGGGCTCTGTTCTCTCCGAGCGCGGTGTGGTGGCAGTCGGATGTGCTGATCATGAGCTTGTACATCGCCGGCCAAGGCGCGATCGCTGCCGGGGTTGTGCGGGCAAGGAATGCTCCGCAGAACACTGCTAGCGTGGGCGAGTGA